aaaaaaaagtggcagAAAATCAAGTAATCTTAGAAAGCTATAAGTCATAGATCTTCAGCTCAGTAAGCTGTGTGTTCTGGGTGACACTACCTGAACAGGATCAGTTGCTGTGTTACCCTTCTTCCCATTGGCCACCGTTGGACATAAAGGACAGAACTAACTAATCTTTGGATGGATCTTGTGCAGCAGTCCTTACAGATTTGGTCACAGAGTCTCAGAATTAGATTAGGCAGAGGTACATCTGAGCTCAGCCTGCTCTGAAGACTTTGTTTACTGTTCTAACATTCTCATTATAAGGCATGGTTGGAAACTTTCCATTGTTTCGGTCATGTCAGAGAAAGCAAatgatttttcttattttagttGCTATCAGTCATAATTTTATGTAGTGCTGTAGGATTTATGTAACACCTTCTTCTCAAAAGTGTTTACGTTTTGTTTCAAGTTCATGTAAAGACCTGATGGCATTGGTTTTTGTTAAAAGTGTGATTAAGAAAATCTCTTTGAAAGCACAGATGAGAAGAATAGTCTGTCTCTGTCCTCTTCAACAAAGAAGCTTCAAATTAACctattttattaatttgctttttctgctctatgttttaaatgtaatattAATTACATTTGGTTAAGACCGAGCATTTGACGATAGCCAATGTGTCTGTTTCACATCCCATGGGAATTCATTTTAGAGACAACTGTACTTACTGATATCTACAAAGTTTGAGCTGTCTCAAGACCCAGAGACATTACGGGTAACTCTTTTCTTAAGCACTGCCTTTCTGTATTAAAATGGTATATAGCTGTTTCTTCTacagagaattttaaaagttgtttcCACTTATTCTTGGGTACCACATGTGAAATATTCATCTGATATTTCTTTGCCTCTTGAATGCTCATCTTTCTCATTTTATCATTTGAAGGTTGAGGATCTTTAGCTGGTAAGTGTCACAGattttgtttggagttttttttcatagaatcgTAGAATATCCTTAGTTGTAAGGGATTCAACAaaatccagctcctgcacagaaCAGCCACCAGAATCCCACCAATGTTGTCCAAACGGTCCTTGAGCTCTGGCAGGTTTAGTGTCATGACCTCTGCTCTTGagagcctgtttcagtgcctgaCCACTCGATggggaagagccttttcctgctctccagctgaaACCTCTCCTGCCCCTCAGGTGTGTCACACattccctcagctcctgtcactggtcacagagagcagaggttggagctgtccctctgctgtcccttgtGAGGAAGTTACAGACTTTTATGGAGTCTCCCCTCTATCTCCTCTTCTGTaggctgaacaagccaagtCACCTTGGCCACTCTTTGTTATGGCCCCTCCAGACCTTTCATCATCTTTGTAAgctcctttggacactctctaatggCTTTGGatctttcttatattgtggtGTCCCAAACTGTCCCCAGGACTCAAGGTGAtgcagccccagtgcagagcaaagTGGGACAATCCCTTCCCTGGCCCAGATGGCAATGCTGGGcctaatgcaccccaggacacagctggccTTCCTGGcttccagggcactgctgactcatgttaAACTTGCCATCAACCAGGACCCCAGGcctctttctgcagcactgttctccagcctttttttcctggctgtccATGGGTGCAGAGTCACCGTGTCCCAGGTTCAGAACAGGCTGCTTGACTTCATTAAGCTTAATATGGTTGGTGATTTCCTAGCCCTCTGATTGTTTTGGTCTCACTGCAGGGCTTCTCAGTGCCTCGCAGGGAGTGGATAGCTCCTGCCACTGTAGTATCCTCAGCGAGGTTACAACTGTCAGCAAAGGTTACAAGTAGTTTATGAAGCTGTTAAAGAGCTCTGGCTCCATCTAAGATGGAGCTCTGTGGAGCCCTAGTCTTTACTGGTCACCAGCCTAGTGTCATCCCAGTCCCTTATAACCCTTTGCAGCTGACTCATGAACCAGTTGTTCGCCCATCTCACaatgtgtttatccagctgtaGGCTGGATATTTTGTCCAAAACCATCCTGTGAGAAACAGTATCGAATGCttttactgaaatccaaaaagatTACATCACATCACTTCGCTTGATCATTTTGAGAAATAGTGTTTGGTATTATTAACTGTGCATATTTGCCTGTTTTCTGTAGCAGGTAGTTGCTTCATAACTACATCATAACATTTTGTCAGTACTTGAAGAAAGCTATTGCCTGATTATTCCACTTCTCTTTGGTTTTCACAGTTCTGTGCCAATGATCCTGAAGTGTTTGTCCAAGCAGCACTGTTGGCTCAGGATTACTGTGATGCCATAGACCTAAATTTGGGTTGCCCCCAAATGATTGCAAAGCGAGGTATGTGCAAATCTGAACCCTAGATAAGCAGAGAAATGGCAAATGATGTTTCAAATGTGAATGCTGACAGTAGAATATGAAGGGGGCTAAATCAAATGTTGGGGAGGGGATGAAATACTGCTGAAGTCAGGCTTAGTTACACCAAGTGTAGCAGGTAATGCTTTGTAGAACCTGAAACAAAAACTAGATGTAATTAATTCTAATTTCTCTTAAGTGACAGCTCCTGTGTCTAGAATATCCttcagaaacattatttttagtaagagcttgattttctttctaatttttgcTCAAACAGCCTATTTTTGAAAAACTGCACTAAAAATTACATAATTCAAACACTTAGGGTCTCCTATTTCCCTGATACTTGCAGTTTTTTCACAATACTGTAGAGGAGGATGACACCTGCTGAATCCCTTACATACTATATGTTTGAAAACCAGAACCAGTGTTTGAAAATTTTCTATCAGTTAAGGtgttgagaaaatatttgttcagtAACTGcccatttttcttctaaaatatctTTCAAAGACTAATAGGAAATTATTAGTAGTGCAAATAGATCTTTCAGTCTGATCATCTGTTATCCTAACGGGATTTATTAAACAACTTGTATAAACCCTTAGAAGTTGGACTTTGAGCTGCAAGTGTCAACATATCAGCcttggagagcagcagtgaaagtAGGGTGTGGGGATTCCTTGTTTATCCTGTAAATCTGGGGTAGCAGAGAGAATAGAATGATCCCACTCTtccagctggggcaggacagagcaACTCTGTTTCTGCCAGTGAGGTATATGAGTGTCTGGATCTATGTTTGTGAGAGTTTATGAAAAGTGTGCTTCAGGATCTTAATCTTCTGCACAAGTCTGTCATATGCTATTTTATCATAGGTCACTATGGAGCATTTCTGCAAGAGGAGTGGGATCTTCTTCAGAGAATGAGTAAGTATTTAGAGAGGAAATAGGATAAACTAATTATCGAGAGGAGGTTTAGGGATTTTGGGGGAAAGGAAGTTCATCATGGTTTTTTGGGCAGagttgtgtttgggttttgaaGGGGCAACTgtgttcttttgttcttttttctttttttttaatttcataccATATTCCAGTGGCACCCTCAAGATACTCGTTGGTATCCCACGGCAAACTCACACTAGATCTGTGAAAAGACTTTTGTACCTGAAACAGACTTCAGGTGAAAATGAGTCAATTAAGTTCCTGTCTCATATGATAGTTTAGTGGCTCTCCAACTTTAGAAACAGTAGAAGTACCAGTGCCTTTTTCACTTTGAAGTTCTGAGGTGCCAAGAGTCATGTTTCTGCTTGAAGCCACAGTTGCTGTTTTCTGACCAACTCCATGTACTCTTCCTGTCCATAGTGTAGCAAATTATGCCTTTCTTCTCCTAATTTGTGTAGATTGTTTTCAGGCTATGAGTAGCTGTTGTGAACAGTTGTTGTAATAATAATCAGCTGAGACTCAGTTTCCtcatgcagggaaaaaaaccattcTTCATTCACATAACTCACTTTATATAGTTTTTACAGACCTCGTGTTCAACTCTAATTGGCTAGTAGTTTTCTTGTCACATAATTTATTGGTTAAAAGGTGTTTTGTGTGTATTTGCTCAGACTCTCTCTTTCACTCAGATGTTTACATATTTCCTTTGTGGATTCTCATGGGATAGATCTATTGTTTATGCAGGTACagacttatttttctctccaagaATAGGTTGCTGTGTTAATGAGTTTTTCATTCCCAAGATTGTTTTGCATGAGAACTTACAAGTTATTGCTAGCTTAGCTAGGGTAGCAGGGCCTAAACCATATTTTTTAAGACCTTTCTTTAATAATATCTTTACTTGTCTGCAACAAATAGTATCATATGTTTTtaagaaatgcatttgtaaTTGATACAAAAAGCAAGGTTTTGGTCATTTTGTAGAACTGAGAATGTGCCTTCATCCCTCTTCAAAGCAAGTGTTGGAACCATGAAGTTAGAGAGTcttatttctgtttgcattcGCGGTGGTCTGGGGAATCTTGGGTGATGTTTGGTACAAAGACACTGCTGAGAACCTGTAAGATAAGATAGTGCTTCCTTGCTCATCATGTAATGTGGCTGTTGAGAAATATGCAAATCAGAATCGCCTCAAGGTGTGAAGAGAACCGAGGTCATCTAGTTGGGTGAGAACCCAGGCTGTCTAGTAAGAGAGTTGTCTTAGCtgtcctcttccttctcctttccccagccACCTTTAAAACGGTGGAGCACTCTTTTCTGCTTGCACCTGTATACACCTTGCTTGCTCCTTTGAAAGGGTGATGGGAAGTACCAATCGTTAGAGCTCCTAGGATTTGGATTAGAAGACAGTAGGTGACTTCCTACATTGCATATCCAAGCTCtggaaaagaagagaatttcagaTACAACATCACTCACTGTTTTCCTGTTGGCTCTCTTTGTTAGCTCTCTTTTTGGTAATTTTGTGATTCCATGCACTGCGTAAGAACTGGGAGTTTACTATGTTGTTCTAGATTTCACCCTGACTCTATAACCTACATTTACTACTTGTTTACATCCACAGCCTACCTCACTTGATAACCCTCTGCTTGCCATGGATCAGACTATACTTAAAATGATTATTTTGGTGATAATTTGCAAAGAAGTGAAGCACCTTTTTGTGAGAAAAATTAGTGTTGGAGGAGTACAATAGCCTGTGATGATAATAAACTTGTATTAATAATTAAGTTGTGAGGGGGTGGTCTTTGAAAGTGAAGGTTTAATGCAGTGGAAATGTTAGGGCTATTAAATGGATGACTATTTTATGCTAGCTTGTTAGAATGCAGATTCTGTACTTCATGTGTGTTACTGTTACATGATTAAACTATGCAATAAGGATTGCAGAGGacactgctgatttttttaagctgtgaGAGTTACTGCATAGTAGTAACTTCTCAGGCTTTTGCCATACCACACTCAGTATCAGATCTTGAGGGGAGCAGACACTTTTCATAGCATTGTGCAGCCCACTTACCTGTCTTTTCAATCTTTCTCAGTTTTACTGGCTAACGAGAAGCTCTCTGTTCCCATCACATGCAAAATCCGCGTTTTCCCAGACATTGACAAGACAGTGAAGTATGCACAGATGCTGGAGAAAGCTGGCTGCCAGGTAAGaaggcagctgctccctctACTCTTGCACTGGACACATAACTTTGTGTAAAGTATCTGATGACCAGTTCTTGGTGTACTGTGGAGATGAATAGGCTGCATTATTTTGCAGACAGAGCAAACAGGATGCAGACAGATTCTGTGTGTTTGCATTCCTAGGCCACAGGTAGTGTGGTACAGAAGACACAGTGATTTCAGTCTCTTGTAATCACTGCACTGTGCAGCATCCTTCACTGGGGCTGAGAATCTCAGTCTTCACATAGTGCTGCAGGAGACAATGTGAATGTATGAAATCCACAGTGCTGTAGAAGAAAAAGGGTATCAAAAGGTATCACTAGAAGAAATAGGCAGCATTCTAGGATTTAATTCCAATTAAATTGGAAATATGGTCTATAGTTAGAGACAGTACTGATAGTATTTGGGCCTTCTGCTGAGTTGAAAGCTAGATAAATAGATCACAAATTCCAAAGTGAGTCACAAATGGAATCCGGTGCAAAAGGAAAGCTGTAGGTTGTTCCATGATACAATCTTGTCATGCCATGGAATAGCAAGATAAAAGAAGCCTAAGACCATGCCACGGTAGGTGAGCTGCTAGTATCTTTCTGTGTTGCTAAACTCCCAGCACTGTTGAAATAGCAGCAGGAACTCAGTGGTATCCATAAAGTGTAGGGAGTGAAAGGAAGTTTTGTTCAGTGGATTTATGCCAGTGGTTCATACACATGGAAAGTCAATGTAATTTTGTGTTCCAGCTGCTGACTGTGCACGGCCGTACTAAAGAACAGAAAGGACCACTCGCTGGCGTGGCATCCTGGGAGCACATTCAAGCTGTAAGGTTAGTGAGCAGAACCAGTCTTAGTGGATTCCTACTAACACTCTGGATTTTAAACAGAGTATACAGTGGCATTGAGGAGCAAATAAATTTGTGTGACAGGAGGAGAATTTATGGGTTGATTctgatttctgaattttatgtATGTTTTATTCATTGGTATAGAAAAGCTGTAAACATTCCTGTATTTGCAAATGGAAACATCCAGTGTCTCAGTGATGTGGAAGAGTGCATCCGTAAGACAGGAGTACATGGCGTCATGAGTGCAGgtaaagaaaatgaacttttacTCAGATGAgaatacaaattatttcttattccCTTAGCAGCCCTGTATACATTTATTAAGAACTTATGTCAGATTGACTTGGTGAACAGCTTTGCTTGACAGCTGTGTGgccattctcccttgtcttATACTGGCCATCTCATCACCAGGAATCACTTAAGGTTTGTAAGAATTGTTTTGTTGGACTTGCAATACCATTGACTCATTGAGCTCAAATCATTGACAAAGGCATACGGGGCTTCTGTTATCCTGGAATACTTTTGTAACATCTGTTAATCAATGGAACAGTTTTGAATAGTTCTTGATGAACTAAGTGCATCTGTGGATTAATATTCCTGCTGATGATTCACTTTGGGTTGGGACAAGAAAGAACTGACATAACTTCCTAGAAGAAGAGCTAGGATAGGCATCAGAAAGAGCTTCTTGATCAGTCACACAGTTAAAGAAGGGTTTTGTCGAATCTCAGTTTTTGAAAATGGTTAACAAAAGGCTTGTGAAGCCAGTAGAGAAAAGCACACTGAGAAGCTGTATCTGTAAACTTGAGCAGACAAATATCAATACAGGCATAAGGCAAGACACCTGTCATTTCAGTATTTAACCATTGTGCAACAAAAGCAGTGATTTCTCTATTTATTAATTGATTTACTGTCTTTGTGTGAAGGTTAGATGCCTTTTTAGAAACTGTACTTTAATTAGATATGAGCTGTTCAGTACAATTAAGAATTGTATAGTGAAATACAGTATCCCAAGGTCAGGCTAGAGTTTTATGGACCCTGTGTTCTTCTTTAGAGTACATGGGTGATGTGTCTGTCTGTGGCTGTAGAATCACAAAAGGGATGATCAAactccagagcagagattttggCCTTTGCTTCAatcctgaaatgaaaattggagtatttcttttcattccctAGAAGGAAATCTTCATAACCCAGCATTGTTTGAGGGCCGGAACCCCCTGGTGTGGGAGATGGCTGAGGAGTACCTGGAGATCGTGCGGAAGTACCCTTGTCCATTGTCTTACGTTAGGGCTCATCTCTTCAAGCTCTGGCATCACACGTGAGTATCTCCATAGAACTCTTAATGTTTTCAGAGCTCATCCTGCTTAGCAAATATCTGGGGTTTTtggacaaggatttgtttggCCAGAATGAATATGCTGCAAGGTCTTCTTTCCTGGACCTGGCTGGAGAGGGTGTGGGCTGAGGCCTTTACCCTTCATTCCATATCTGGGAAACAGCAATGGGGAATGAACAAGTTGCCACAAGATCAGCAAGGGTGTGAGCTCACAGCATGCCAGTTGCAATGTGGTAATTGCCCATATGCACATGCACACTTGATGGCAAACACAAAGTTAACTATCTCCTTGTTCATTGTGAGGCAAAGTGCTCTTGTATTTATCGTGGAGTAAGAGCATGGCTATGGGCAGTTACTGAGAAGCAGCTGATGCACTGTACATTCATGGTTAGCTTACGTCACAGTACAGAGTACCTTGGTGTCTGCCAAGTATTTATCTGGAAGAGACATATGTGTACTTTACTCTGGATTTACAGAGAAGAACATAAGCTTCTATCAAAGGCAAATGAATCAGGAAGttataaaatctttttataCAATTACTTTTAGTTGATTGCAGTCTAAATATAACTTGATGTTTGCGATTTGCCTTAGGCTTCAAGTTTACCAGCAGCTGCGTGAAGAATTAGCAAAAGTGAAGACTCTAGAAGGCATTGTAGATGTCAACAGGGAGCTGAAACTGCGATGCCAGGTACCAAGATGGGCCCTAATCTCCCTGAACAGTACTGCTTGCACTTTGTGGGAATGTACCAGGGATGTCATAGAGTTGGCATCCATTAGTCACTTCTCTAGGACTTTGTGACTTACTAACCTTGATATTGGTGGCTTGCTACATCAGCATCCCTTTAAGCCTGGACAGCTTTACATGGGATAAAGTTGATTTATGAGTTACAAATGTGCTTCAGTTCATCTGCCTTTGTAGATAGTTTTTTGCCTATATGTAACTGTGAGTAATTGTTAGCTTAAATTTCGGTTTGTGATTTCCTGGAGGTTGAGTGTTTAGTATATTTTCTGACAACTCCAGGAAGACTGACTGTAACTCTATGTTGCAGGAAGAAATAGCTAAtcagaaagaaggagaaaagccaaAAGAAGGGTTGCCTTTTTTCCACTGGATCTGTCAGCCATACATCAGGCCAGGGTGAGTTATGTTTTGATACTTACAGGTACTCATAAGCCTTTCCCACCCATACCATCAGTATCAGCCATTGAGTCTGTTCTAGAAGCTTACATTAATAAAAGActttggattatttttattttagtttggttttttttttttcaagttattgCTTTGTTTGTGAGGATGTTGCTCACTGTTTGCATCTTCTCCTTTGGGTCCTCCTCaaatttctctctgaaaagtaaaaatcagGAATCCTACTGCAGCTCAGAACAAGAATCTGATGTGCAGCAAATATGCTACCTgacactgctttatttttagctgaCCAACTTTAATTGGTTTTCCAACTGATATATTTGATAATATGTCTGTTAACTGCCAGTGTTAATCAAAAAAGCTAGGTTTTTCTATCCCACTTCTAAGGGTAATGTTGCTTCACTGTAGCCATGACAGAAAGGTTTATGGTGTACCCAGATTTCTGTAAATCAGAACAATGGTCAGGGAACAGCCACTTCTTCCCTCCAGCCAATTTATGATGAAATTCACTGTTTCAGGCCAAAGGAGAGATGCAGGGAGAATGGAGATAGTGCAACTGAAAAAGGTGTTCAAGGGAAACGTGCtctggaagaagaggaagatggaAATTCTGAACTTCTGtcaaagaataaacaaaaaaagaagttaagaAATCCAAATAAAACCTTTGATCCATCTTTAAAACGTAAGTTCCATTTATTGGCATAAATATATGGAGAGTTATTGATACCACCTTTGACATAACTTGCCACTAAGAAATTTCCTGGCTTGTGTACTTGTAGAAACTTCTtgaaaaagaggaggaattGTTGCTATTGAAATTTCAGTAGCAGGCAACATGATTCAAATAGTGTTCACTAGTAAAGGAAACAAGGATCGAAGTAGTAGGTCACTGATCTCTCTAAGTATCTTTTAAGATCAAAGTGGTTTACAAACTGAATTGTAGCTGTCACTAgcatttgaaatggaaattttgtaTGAATTTCAAGCTGATGTCCTCCTGTTTTATGCTTGACTTGAAGATTAAAACTTTCATGTTTGTATTTTAGCATAGGGGCACTTAaaaattcaaagtatttttacCTTAGTGCTGTTATTTGAGGTTGtgtatttttacttcagaaGAACTCTCTGGCTAGAAAAGCACCAAGCTTTGTCTggttctgactttttttttaacttacttCTTCCACTTAAAAACACCATTGATGAAAccagatttctctctctctctctctcagccAAATATGCAAAATGTGATCAATGTGGAAACCCTAAGGTAAGTCAGTACAAGTGTccataaaaacatttccattaaaTGAAATTGAATGACCATGTAGGGATCAGTCACACAATGTCTGGATGGAGATAAGTGGcaagtggtgtccctcaggggtctgtatTGGAACCAAGAGCACTACTCAGTGTCTCCATCAATCATGTGGACAGTGGGATCAAGAGTGTCCTCAACACATTTGCAGATGTCACCAAACTGAGTGCAGTGATGACAACCTGAGGGACAGGGCCAttcagagggacctggacaagtTCAAGCAGTGGCATGTGGGAACCTCTGAGATTTAACAAGGTCAAGTGCAAGATACTTCACTTGGGTCAGGGCAACTATGGTATCAAATCCAGGATGGGGAGATGAAcagattgagagcagccctgcccaggactTTGGGGTGCTGGTGGTTCAGAGGCTGGTCATGACTCAGCAATGTGTGCTCACAGCTGTGTTCTAGgctgcagcaaaagcagaatGGGCAGCCAAGGAGTGGGGGATTCTGTGCCTTtactctgctcttgtgagacccCCACCTGatgtgctgcatccagctctggggcccatGATGCAGGAGACACATGGGGCTGTTAGGGCAGGCCCAGAGGAGGCTACAAAGATGGTTGGGGGATGGAGTCCCTCTGCcgtggagacaggctgagagagcgGGTGGAGTTCAGCCTGTAGAAGAGAAGGTTCTGGGGAGCCTCACTgctcttccagtgcctaaagaggACTTGAAAGAAAGACAGGGATAGACTTTTTAGCAGGGCCTGTTGCAGTAGGACAAGTGCTAATGGGTTTAAAGTAAAAGAGTAGATTCAGACCAGCTATGCCTTAGattagaagtaatttttatggTGAGGCAGTGGCccagattgcccagagaggttgtggatgccccattcctggaaacattcaagatcaggttggacagggctctgagccaCCTGATCTAATTGGCAATGTCCCTGCTCTTTGCAGGGTGTTGGAGTAGATGACCTCTaaaggctccttccaacccaaactgttctatgattctattgTGTTATTCCAAATTCTGAGGTAGGTCCGTGCCAGTGCCCAGTCACACAGGTGCATGCCAAGTCCTGCTGataagtgtgtgtgtggggaggaaAGTCCATACTTGGGCAAAAGCTTTTTAACCATTAACTGTAATGAATCTCTGAGGTTGAAGATGCTGTACAAAATTCCTTAACAGACATAGGTTCTTTGAGAGATTTTGCCTTCCTTTCCCAAAAAAGtgcagtcctgctgctgcagagagtaATTATTGCTAAGACAGTTGAGTGAGTTGGTTGTATTTCCCAAAATATCTTGGAAACAAATCTCCAGACCTCCACACATGTATGACATGCATATTTTACTgtgaaatgaaaaccaaacccCTCTTAATATGGTTAGTGGGGAGTGGAGTTTATCTGCGAAGTGAAAATTTGAATAACTGGTGTGGTTCTCAGTGTACTAATAAAAATACTCCAAATGTCATCCCAGTACAGCCTGCAGTGAGTGTcaggcagcacctgcagctctcGTTTGTGTTGTGTTTGGATCTTTGCATTTATCCAAACAAGCATAAGCACCTCCTCGTCCTCAGTTCTGCCTTTGCAGCAGATTAACACTGGCTTTCACTATTAGCAGTGCAAAATGAGGCTGCTGGTTTTACAGGTTCaatttgaaattgaaatttcaaatattttgatatttgcCAAGAgttcattttgcttttgcttgtttatttttttcccttggggaATATAGGTGTTTGCTTGATAGGGTGGTGTtgctgagctgtgtgagcagagTGTATTTATTGCTGCTAATATACCTGTAAAGCAGGGTGTAAGATGCAAGTAATTTTGTGTTCTAGCTTAAAAATTTGCATTACACCTCAGAGGGTGGAGGAAGCCTGCAACACAAGCATGGGATATTGCTCTCTGTTGAAACACTGTtaccacagcacagcagtggcagcCAGCTGGGGCTCAatttgaagctgaaaaaaatgggATATTTTTTGCTGTGCTCATTATTGGGAAAGCATTGAGCACTGGGCTGGCATGCTTTCAAAGCCATTCTGTTTCATAATTATCCAGGTGACATCGCTTGGTGCATAAACCAGGATTGTCTGCACCAGGGCTTAgacttatttttgttttgctcttgcATCCCTGTATTGTTGCAG
The sequence above is a segment of the Sylvia atricapilla isolate bSylAtr1 chromosome 18, bSylAtr1.pri, whole genome shotgun sequence genome. Coding sequences within it:
- the DUS1L gene encoding tRNA-dihydrouridine(16/17) synthase [NAD(P)(+)]-like isoform X1, which gives rise to MPKLRGEAFWRETLRSAHYVVAPMVDQSELAWRLLSRRHGAQLCYTPMLHAQVFLRDANYRRENLYGEACPEDRPLIVQFCANDPEVFVQAALLAQDYCDAIDLNLGCPQMIAKRGHYGAFLQEEWDLLQRMILLANEKLSVPITCKIRVFPDIDKTVKYAQMLEKAGCQLLTVHGRTKEQKGPLAGVASWEHIQAVRKAVNIPVFANGNIQCLSDVEECIRKTGVHGVMSAEGNLHNPALFEGRNPLVWEMAEEYLEIVRKYPCPLSYVRAHLFKLWHHTLQVYQQLREELAKVKTLEGIVDVNRELKLRCQEEIANQKEGEKPKEGLPFFHWICQPYIRPGPKERCRENGDSATEKGVQGKRALEEEEDGNSELLSKNKQKKKLRNPNKTFDPSLKPKYAKCDQCGNPKGNKCVFNMCRGCCKKRAFKEVADCPGHGLLFKTKYEKSLSWQHSQRGIQTPEMSQRGDAEVGETAMLKEAGDSTG
- the DUS1L gene encoding tRNA-dihydrouridine(16/17) synthase [NAD(P)(+)]-like isoform X2; this translates as MPKLRGEAFWRETLRSAHYVVAPMVDQSELAWRLLSRRHGAQLCYTPMLHAQVFLRDANYRRENLYGEACPEDRPLIVQFCANDPEVFVQAALLAQDYCDAIDLNLGCPQMIAKRGHYGAFLQEEWDLLQRMNIDKTVKYAQMLEKAGCQLLTVHGRTKEQKGPLAGVASWEHIQAVRKAVNIPVFANGNIQCLSDVEECIRKTGVHGVMSAEGNLHNPALFEGRNPLVWEMAEEYLEIVRKYPCPLSYVRAHLFKLWHHTLQVYQQLREELAKVKTLEGIVDVNRELKLRCQEEIANQKEGEKPKEGLPFFHWICQPYIRPGPKERCRENGDSATEKGVQGKRALEEEEDGNSELLSKNKQKKKLRNPNKTFDPSLKPKYAKCDQCGNPKGNKCVFNMCRGCCKKRAFKEVADCPGHGLLFKTKYEKSLSWQHSQRGIQTPEMSQRGDAEVGETAMLKEAGDSTG